A stretch of DNA from Cygnus atratus isolate AKBS03 ecotype Queensland, Australia chromosome 9, CAtr_DNAZoo_HiC_assembly, whole genome shotgun sequence:
gtccattttacagatggggagAGCGAGGCACAAAGTCACCAATCCACCCGTGTGGTATGGATCgggcaggtgctgctggctcctggtgcATTTGCTGCAAACCTTCAGTTCCAGGTGCCCTTCGGCTGCCTTGGGTCCCCATCTTCACTAAGGCTGAGCCAGCAGAGCAATGGGATGTGTCTCCTAAGAGCTGCTTCCAGCTGAGCTGGTCACACATACCCAGAAAAGGCtttggagaaattaaaaaagcacaaatgcaTCCTCGGGCTGAGGACAAAGAGCTGGTTTATTCTTGCATGTACACTCCATCCTTTGtgtgggggagctgggggtcatCCTCGTGCAGAATGTGTCCCACAAAAAGCCATCAGACCTGCCGGGCTCCCCTGAGCTGGGACTGAGGTCCCCAAGCATGGTGGTGGTGGCCGTCCCAGACCCCTGTGTGCTGGGGAAACTTCACCAAGATGAGGAAAAGGGATGGCCCTGGGCACCCAAATTTCCATCCACCACCTTCATCGTCCCCACCCCGACAGCCATCACCCTGGCTCCCGTttgccagccccagctcccactACTTCAAGGTGAAATACAAGAGGATGAAGAGGACCACTGCCACAACACATACAAAGAGGAGCACAAAGCAACATTTCCAGGGAAAGCCGCTGCTGAGGAGCTGGCGTGGAGGGCTCGTGGCCGTGTCCACGTGCCTCCTGGGCTTCCAGGCTGGTGGCTTCGGGGCCACTCGTGGCTTGGAGCAAACCCCAAGCCGGCAGCCCTCGCAGCGGCTGCTGTCGTGCGGCCCCACCAGCACCGAGTCCACCACCACTTCCAGGAGGTCAGAGAGCTGCACGGGCACCTTGTAGAAGTCCTTGAGGATCTGAAGCACCAGGTTGTGCAGGATCCTCTCCAGGTTCTCCTGGCTGAAACTGGGCTCCTCCAGCTGGGGGCTGAGGCAGCGCCGGCAGGCCTGCCGGAAGATTCGCATCCTCACCTTGCCCCGGCGCATGTGGAAGAGGATGTGCACCTTGGCTGAGGACCACTCGTGtaagcactgggagcactggaaCCTGCCGGGGCACAGGGGACACCAGCTCATCcctggctccctgctgcagcccagcggCTCCCCACGCCATCAGTAGGGACCAGGGCAGTCGGGGCTGAGGGACGAGCTTCACGCAAGGACACCCATGGCCTGTCCTCCCCTGTGGGCCTGACACCAGCCTGGGTAGCTCAGCACAGGTGAGCTGGGGGCTGGCCAGATTTTAGGACCAGCCTGGTGCCCGCACCCATCTGGACCCTGCCACCCCGAGCAGGGGCCCTGGGGGAGGGAAGCATCCGGCACCGGCTCCATTTGGGGCTCCGGCCCCCAGCCCGTGCTGTTGCAGCACATCTCAGCGGAAAGCCAGCATCAACAAGGGGCAGGGGAAGTcgaaaaagaagcaaaatagaAGGAAGGTGTGGGTGGAGGCCGCAGGGCAGGTGAGGAGATGTCTTCAGTAGTCAAAAGGGGAGAAACCTGCAGCTCCTCATCTTTCACATGTACGGGGgctggcagcccagcacccccctCTGcatcccctcctccctcccaggctgcagggtgctgtggCAAAGGGCTCTGCACCCCTCTGCCAAGGCCGGGGtcaccctgctgcagcctgaggcagcaggaggctttCTGGGGAGGACAGCAGTGGTGGTCTGAAGGGGACCAAGTCAGCAGCCCCTACCTCCCAGCTGCATGGTTCT
This window harbors:
- the LOC118247184 gene encoding receptor-transporting protein 3-like gives rise to the protein MHVKEPWTLQEDDSLQVHSPKHGRREYLQNHAAGRFQCSQCLHEWSSAKVHILFHMRRGKVRMRIFRQACRRCLSPQLEEPSFSQENLERILHNLVLQILKDFYKVPVQLSDLLEVVVDSVLVGPHDSSRCEGCRLGVCSKPRVAPKPPAWKPRRHVDTATSPPRQLLSSGFPWKCCFVLLFVCVVAVVLFILLYFTLK